The DNA window ATATATTATgccaaaattgaaacaaattctATGAAGTATTCATACCTGAATAAAATGGAAAGATAGTTAGATTGTTGGGAGATTCGTTTTTAAGGTTTGAATATTCGATGTTGACTTTCAACACATGTTTATCGTGCCAAATTGCTCTTTAATGTCAGTTTGACACATGGATCCCCAGTAACCTTTCTGTCTATACAATTTGACAGTATAAGACTTTGGAAACCATGGTTCGTGAAGTACAAACATATTCGTTGGACTCAGCATCAGCTCTACAAGCGGtagaaaaaagtgaaaaaagctCAATCAGAACTAGGGGTTCTAGTTCACCTTTCAGATGCATTGCGGGTTTGGTTCAGCAGATGAGTTTGGAGAAGGATCAAGAACTGACGGTGGCAAGGCTTCGTATAGAAGAGCTAGAAGCAGTGCTTTCTAGTCGGAAAAAGGAGGTTAAGTAGTTTTTTCTCCCAGTTGCATTTGTTGTTTCAGTCGTTATGATTATACCAGGTTCTATTGGTTGCAGAAGTAAGAATTTGGTTGATCCATAAATTGAGATATGTTTACCTGACTAATAATGTAGAGGTTTTAATATCTCATAAATAATGCCACTTTAGAATTTCGTAGCAGCATGGATATGAGTAAAATTTGACTCTctcactttatatatattattttttagattgaattgtGAGTTATATTCGTTTTTCAAGAATATAATTCCTTTTGATATGAGTAAAGtttgactctctctctctctctctctctcacacacacacacacacacacacacacactcacgtGCATGTGTAATCATGCCAATCATACTTGGCCAGAGCTAGATGCATTTGCGTGTATCTGATTCTTCATGAAGTAATGTTCATGTACTTATTTAACAATGAGAATTAACTGCTGACTCAAATTATACTGGATCAGGTATGCGCACTAAATGCTAGACTAGCTGCAGCAGAAAGCATGACACATGATGTCATTCGAGATTTACTAGGTGTTAAGTTGGATATGACCAACTACGCAGTAAGCTTCAAAATTTCCATTTcgaacatgttaattttttatcataactGCATTGCTTATCTGTGTGCATCTTTCTTGTTGGCATATTGTAGAACCTGATTGATCAGCACCAGGTTCAAAAATTAGTAGAGGATGCTCATCAGCAGACAGAAGAATTCCTTGCAAGGGTATACCGAGTCTCTTCTTTTGATTAtgtattgggttgagatgagaTTCTGATTACTATTCTTTTCGCAATTCTAGGAGCAAGAAATCCTGAACTTAAGAAAACAGATAAATGATCTCACTGAAGAAAGAGAGAGGTAAAGACTTTATCCACAGTATAGAATcaagttttggatttttgtttccCTGTAAAATACACTTCAAAATTAGAATTGCAATTCACAAGTTGTGTCcctaagttaaaaaaacaacgtCAAGAAGAGGAAGTTATTTGGCAGACCGGGCCAATAAACATATCACACATAGACAAAATAAAACAGTCCCCACATGATGATTTATGGATTCTACGTCATTTTGTCTATGCGGCTTTTATTTATTGACCTAGATTATGAATGCGATAGTAGTCTGGTAGAACAAGTCTACCTAATATTTTCTTATAGAGAAGGGAAAAATCTAACCGCAAGAGGGGTGTGCCATGAAAAGTGAGTGCCTACATAACTTTCCTATTTGTCACTGATACACTCTTTATTTGTCTGAGTGTCCTGCAGTTGTATAGCTGAAATAAATCTTAAAGTAGCAGATATGCTTGCCGCCCAGATGGCTGTAGAGCAACTTAACGAGCGAGATCAGTTGCTTTCAGCGCAGAATGAAATGTTGAAGGTGTCCATTCTTGACCGTTTTAAATTGCAACCATGTAGCTGTTACTGGATTGCATGCTGCCTTCAACAGAGTTCTGTTCACATTTGTTGTCGCATTCGTTTCTGCAGGTGGACAAAAGTAATCTACTTAGAAGAGTTGCAGAACTGGATGAAATGGTGAAAACTCTTCTTGGAACTCAAATTACCCAACAGCGAGTTCCACCGACATCCAGTGCCAAGGCATGtgtctaaaatttcaaaaaatttcaatatctCGATTGCTTGCATTTTTGAGTAAAAAGTAGTTTTCACGATCGAACAGGAGAAACGTGTATTGAAATCGGGTGGTGCTGATTTAACCAAGAGGCTTGCGCATTCTGAAAAGCTTTTGTCTCGTGTGAACAATGAACTTTCTCAGTATCGCAGCAGATCTGATGCTAGCCATCCATATGTCAGGACTAATGGGCAGGGCTTAGAACTAAACAACAGGTAAGTTTATCAAGAATGGTCCATTGACATTATCTTGTTGCAAAACCAGGGTTGTAACCTCTGATCATTTACAGGAAGGATAAGGCTTAACACAATTTTGCAGagaccttttcttcttctccatgcCTTCCATTTTATCTTCTGGAGGATCGCCTATGCCATGTTGCTTGCTGAAAAGTTACGCCCAGTGAATTTGTTAGATCATGTGttgttgaaattattttttcatttcagcaGTTTCGTCTATGCATTGGCTTTTACCTTGTTAGAAATTAATAGGTGTAAATGtaattatttgtaaattgaTATAGCATGCATTTCCTCCTCTGTGGAACCTTTTATATTTCTATacaccatcaattttttttttttttaccgtgtGCACATTGTAATGAAAACAACCATTTTAGAAACAGAcattaaagttgaaaaaacaCTCCCATATGCAAAAAAGCACGAACATATTCCCATAGCAATAACGGGTAGATGATTGGAGTGATGTAACGATAGAAAGAAAGTGAAGAGTGAtcaagaaatttgaaaactgCAGATGCATTTGGTACAAGTTTTAGTTGGTAAACAAGAAGTAAATTTCAGGCTTGCAACTCCTGAAAGCCATTTCGTTCTTTCAGTGACGAATATGTATCGTTCTGTTCCCCACTATATTCCAGGTTTGAATTGACTAGTGCTCATAAGGACAAATACATGTACAATCTCCCCCCTATCTTCACCTTTTCTCCTTTTGCTTCCTTACCTAAATTTTAGTCACAGAGAATCTGTTAAAGTTAAAACATGCTTCACGACAATTGCAGGTAGAACAGTTACTACTAGCAAGCACATAATTAATGTCAATTAGTTGGATCATTGATCAGCTGTAAATACATGAAAATCTTGTATTCTGAGCTATCTGGGACTTTCATCCTGCTGGGATACACTACACCCTTCGTCACCCATCTGTGGAGTCCAAAAAATGCATTATAAAACAATCCatagcaatttaaaaaaaaaaaaatgctaaatcaGACCAAGTAGGAAGGGTCAAATAAGAGATAAAGCagactaaataaaataaaaagatttctcTGGGATTCTTTGAATACATGTCATGCCATGTGTcaatttagagaaaaatatgCAGCAAAATCCAGGAGGTGGAAGGTATGCTTTGTGCCTTTCTTTTGCAATAAACAGGAGAACAATGCAGCAAACAAGAACCTTTTTACCACATGCAAGATAGATCGTGACAGGCAATTCAACATGCTTTGGCTTGGAGATCTCAATGCTCTGAAGAATAGAGCATTACCTTGATATTCTCAAATTTTGTAACCATCCTCATGTACTGCTCACGTGCTTCTGGATTGTGAACCATTGATGTTACTCTTGCCAGAGCCTTTTCAACTCCAGCAAATTTCTGTTTGCGGCTTATTCTCAGAAAATCATATTCGTCTGCTTTCTCAGATTCTGCTTTAACATCtccaattttcttttccaaccgAAATCCCCGCAAACCAGTACGTTTCCGCCTCCATCGCAATATGGCCTTTTCAACAATGCCAACTGACCAAACTACCTTTTTGTACTGCTTTCGAACTTGATGTCCTCTCACATGAGCCTGAAAGCAATCAGCAGTTGCTTTTCTCAGATATTGAAACTAAACTTAAGTTCATAGTTCAACATGCTTACAAGGGGGaacaaggaaaaaggaaaaaggaaaataaccTCATTTGGTAAGAAGAAGTAACCACCAGAAAcatcaaaagataaaagagaACTACAATTCATGTGGAAAAAATACATTTGGTTCTAACAACTCAGACAAGCACACAGGTCAGCTAATCACAATACATCTAAATTCATATCCTCTCTCTAAAAAGTGATACTCACATTGCAAGCAATTACTCGGTgtaaagaacaataatttaTGGTGAAAAATGGAGCACACATGGCATGGGAAAGCACAATATTGAAGTACCTGAATTTTTACAATTCGATTgcgtattttcaaaaaatctttcCTTCCCTTCCAGCCACGATACTTTTGCTGGATCTTTACAGCTGCAGAATGTAAATAATCTTCAAAGTGACCCCTTCTTTGAACCATGTTTAAAGAACCAAGGGCAGCTAGGTCAAGTGAAATTTCAGAAATATCATCACTGCTCTTTGCTAATTGTCTTTGACGGAAAGAACTTGTTCGATAGGCAGCATGAATGAGAGCCACTGCACGAGCAGATTTTCTGACAGCAGCCAGAGACCCTTTCAAGGAAAGCAGTTCGTTTTCTCCCTTACTTGACAAAGAGGCAACTTGGGCTGCAATATCAGTTTCCTTTTCAGCTGCCATAGCTGCAGTATCATGATCCATCTCATTTTGGTCAATTTTCAATGATGAAAGATGCCTACTTAAAAAAGCTTCAGCCAAGTATCCAGAGATTCCTTTGTGGCCACGACATGAAGCTAAATCAGCTGCACTTTGTCCTCCAGGAAATGCTGGATTTGGATCATCAACAGCAGTTGGATCCGCATCCAATCTAATGAGTGCAATCACTGTTTCTTCTCTGGATGAGGGGAACAGCACAGCAACTTTCAGTAAACagtcattaaaaaatagaagcaaCAATTTGGACATCAAGGCATTGATGATTCTTCTAGCATATAATTCACACCAAAATGTCAGGATTGGGGCAGCAGAAGTGGATAATTATCCCTTCTAAGCATTTGAATTGTAACACTTGCACTCTATAAAGATATAGCACAATAGGAAATTCTTCAAAATAGGACTGCAGTCCTGAAAAGACAAATCAATGTGCACACGCACACACTTGTAAATAAATGCATCAGGCATGTATGAAGTTAACAAATATAGTTTTCCAACAGAATAAAAAGCCATCACTAGCAAcagcaaataatatgagaaatcaaaagaatgattaaaaaattaaataaaaccacAACAATAATGTTCTGGAACTAGGAGCTATAGATAAAGTTATAAACTGCAAGACAGTAGAACTCAGAATAGCTGTCTGACCTCCCAAAATATGATGCCCAATGAAGCGCAGTTCTACCTCGTGCATCTCTAAAATTGGGATTGCCACTGGCAGCAACTATGAGGTTCATGGCCCATTCATAACCAAGACTGGCAGCCAAGTGGATGACTCCTTGACCTTCTCCATCCAAAACATCTGATCCTTTACCTCCTTCATGAAATTTACAGGCCAGCCACTCACAAAGTCTGTCCATCAGTAAACTTTGGATCAACTTATCTCTAAAACCAATGCCATCACCTACAGCGACCATACAATTATCTTGGACCTTTCCCAAATCCCTTTTACTATCATTTCTCAAGGAAAATAAAGTACTTCTTATTTTGCATCTTTCACAATCCTCGATGGAGCAATTCAACGACTTCATCCCAGGGTCTAAATATAATAACTTTGATAAACGCATTTGAAAAAGAATTTCCTCCTGTTGAGCACTTTCAGCAGGCAAAGAAGCAGTTCCAAAAGGATTTTCACGATATTCAAATTCCCTAACCTCACTGCATGATAGTCTGTTACGACAGGTGACATAAAATGGAACACGCCCAGGAGCATGTTGAGGAACTTGACATCGGATGACAAAATCATTCAAAACCTCGGCAGAAACTTCAATCTCACCAAACATACAACCCCATATAGTTTCACTGGAAAACTTCTTGCTTCCCAAGAATGTACCAATGATCAGAACCTGATTAAAATCAGCACAAAGCATATTTCAGATTCCTggtaacaaatattttaaagcaaTAAGAAGCTTGTAAGTGGTTTTAACTCATCAGCAACCCAAACCCCCCACAAACCGTAGGGGAAAGAAGGGATCAAGATCAAGTATACAAACCTTCGTGTCAACACCAGAATAAGCCCAATCCGGTGAGAAATCACGGATGCTAAATAGCTGGTCCTGGGAAAGAGAAGGGCCCAGTGAATCAATGTCCAACTGCATATGGTGCGACAAACTTGAAACTTCCTTGTCTTCATTCTCAGCACTCAGGGTACTCCAATAATTGCCGGAATCTGAAGCCATCAAAGAATCATCACAATCTACACCAATTTCTTTATCCATCCATCTTCCGAAACTGTCAAGTTTCTTTAGCTCTCCTGATTCAATATTATTTGCACCTCCATCATTGGCTTTGTTCTCAACTTGGGCAGTAGAAGCAGCTACTGTTTGAGTCCCAGAGAGATTATGAGGTTGGGgagaaatcaaattgaaatcaaGCTCCTGCGACACCAACAAAAGCATAAAGTGTCACTTTGCGAATTTCATCACAGGAACCATTAATCAGTCTAGCATATTGCATAACGCAAACAGCAGACCTGGATTACATTTTGAGGAGTTGCTATTCTATCAGTGATCAATCCAGTTGCACTAACCACAGTATTCGGAACTGCAATACCCTCTAATGTAGCATCTGTTAGCTTATTAGTAATGAACTCAGCTCCACCAGGTTGGTCAGCAAAAAATTTCTGGCCAGGCAATCTAGATATACTTCGTTCAGAGCTGCTAATTTCAGGCAACAGAGATGATTGTGTGCCAAGATCAAATTTTGCTCCTGCAAGCCATGATCCAGGAGGATTCTTTGGTAACATATGGAATCCTAAAAAGTAGCACAAAGAAAGTCATGTGATTAAGGTCTAAAAACATAtgtgaaaaaagaataaaaaaatatgcaatgaCATAGAAACATCTTGTATGCACATAGAAACTCATAAAACTTGTAAGTTACAAAATGCAATCACGCAAATGGGGGAAAACATCGAAAAGGGATGAAATTTTGAGTAACAAGAGTTATTCAGGTGGCAGATTAGCAGTGATAACTGTGACAGTGAAGCAAACAGCAGTTCTGCCAGCTCAAACACCTGTAAAGACCACTTCAATCTTACTTGCTAATAGCAGCACCAAAGAAAAAGTGAGCACACATACAGAgactttaaattcttttattgattattttgagGGTCTTAGTGAAAAGCGACATTAAGAAACACATTTGACACGCTATCAAATGTATTCAGCtacaccaaatatatataaaatgtattaTTCATGCAATGTACCTTACCTTCAACTCTGGGGGAAAGTAAAGAAGAAATATGTGACATAGAGCCATGAATTGATTGAGCAAGAGAAGAGGTTCCTGGACCATTCCTAGAATCCACATCCTCGAATTCTGAAGATAATGCTTTTCCATTCCTGTCAATTCTGTTTGGACTTGATGCATAAGATGTCTGAACTGTAGATGCAGGTGAGGCTGCTTGTGCAAAGGAAGTCACCGGACTGGGTTGAAGGTTTTCAACCTGTGTACCTGAATCTTCTAGTAAACGTGATACACCAGACTTGTTTCCCTTCATCACAGAAAGAATAAAGCAACAAGTATGAAAATTCTAATAGCACATGAAAGTATACATTTTAAGTTCTGGCCATTACAACAACTATTTATAATAGAATACTGAGAGACAGGGAGATAGGCACATAAATCAGCACAATGAATGCCTCTATCACTAGAGCAAAAGGATATGATTCAAGTAGATTCTTAGTTTctaatgattattattaaactttaacactgatttaaaattttaaagcacATTACCATAGAATCCTGAGATAGATAGAGAGAGTGTAGATCAACAAAGTATACCTCTCTCACTTCTCTGTAGTGTACAAAAACAATATGCTCTAACTGCCTGAAAACcacgataaaaaaaagaagaagcaaaatggTGTAAGCATGCAAACGAGTGcttattaacaaataattaattcatggtccatcatttttataattagaaaatatgaagaataacaatataaaagagTCCCAAGTCCTTGTCAAccatatgcagaaaaatcatgttttttccaCATTTATAGGGGTTGGGAGaacatatgaaaattaaatgcaCTTTAGACAAAAAGGCTGAGAAAGGTATATGACTGTCTTAACTATGGAAGAGTTAAAAACTGTGAAATTCATTTAAAACATCTCTTTGTACCCTGGTGCATGTTTCCTCCAAAATGTCCATAGGAGAACAGTGTCCCGCATACTAGGCTGTCAAATACTTTCCACATTGACTATTAGAAGTGGTGTGACATTGTGAAGAGTTCCAAAAGCCACAACAACAAAACTAACAGAAACACTCACCCATCAAGCATCCAATAGCACCGCCGCTGAAAGTTCTCATTATCCTCCCCATGGGCATAGTAACAATGGAGAACATCCACACTGCCAGCCTGCAGAAACCAATTGAGAACTGAATGGCTAAATAGCCAAAGAAATTTACTAATTCCAACCATCCACAATGAAGAGATTTAGCGGAGCATCAaatttgaacaataaaaaatataacactgTTACAGCTAAACATTTGAAATGTCGCTATATAACCCTATAGAGGACGATTCCTACTGCTGGACCTTGCATGCAGACACTCACAATGACAAGGACATCTCAAAATAATGTTCCTCTGCTCATATTTTTCATGCCGATATACAATCGGCACTTTATATGAAATAACTAATGCAAAACTATAACCAACATCTGAGGCTTAGGTAAGCTAAAGTGACTCAATAAGTTAGAAGTTTCTGTAACACATATGGAATTGCGTTACCACAAATTtacaactaacaaaaaaaaggcGAACTTACAACTAACAAATTGAAGAGCACACCTTCAACTTTTCGTGAGCTTCTCGGACAGTTTTcccatcttttttcttcctccaaCGATGACCATCTTTACGAAAATATCTAAGTGCTTTTCGATCAAACAAGAACATAGACCCAGCTGAAAACAACAAGCATATAGAACACAAAATGAAACCCAATGCCCCAATTTCAGTAGCAAGAAAAATGATCACTTGAATCAAATAAAACAGcatgaaataaaaagagaacCTGCAGGCCTAGCTGGTGGCTCTGCAGTCAACTTAAACTTCTGGTAATTGCGGAGAATTTCCAATATTTCAGTAGGTCGAAGCCAACGGTGCTTTGCTTCTTCCAATATCTGCTCTATATCtgccaaatttgtttttttcaacacGGATaattaaatacacacacacacacacacaacccATTTCACAATTGAAACTCTTAAAAcagcaatatttaaataaatatgaaatcaCATTCAATGTACTGAACATACAagcaggaaaaaagaaaaagaaactcacTTATTGTATGATCAGGGATGTATCTTCTAGTCTCAGCCATCAACATAAACCCTAAATTTCATCCCCtagtaataacaacaacaacaacctaTCTCTAATTGATTACAATAATTCGAGAATAAATAAAGCAGTAAATAACAAAAGATTCTCAGACAAAAAAGAGGCAGAATTTGAGAAGAGAGAGTGAAACTAGAGGAGATAATTAATATTGACTATCGAAtcgaatataaataaataaaaaaccctaaaaggaAGCAAAGATTCTAATTTTACAAGCTGGCCTGAGACGAGGGAGGGGGCGAGGAAGGTTGGGACGAGGAAGGAGAGAAAGGAACGTGTG is part of the Populus alba chromosome 10, ASM523922v2, whole genome shotgun sequence genome and encodes:
- the LOC118043257 gene encoding calmodulin-binding transcription activator 3 isoform X3, with amino-acid sequence MLMAETRRYIPDHTINIEQILEEAKHRWLRPTEILEILRNYQKFKLTAEPPARPAAGSMFLFDRKALRYFRKDGHRWRKKKDGKTVREAHEKLKAGSVDVLHCYYAHGEDNENFQRRCYWMLDGQLEHIVFVHYREVREVYFVDLHSLYLSQDSMGNKSGVSRLLEDSGTQVENLQPSPVTSFAQAASPASTVQTSYASSPNRIDRNGKALSSEFEDVDSRNGPGTSSLAQSIHGSMSHISSLLSPRVEGFHMLPKNPPGSWLAGAKFDLGTQSSLLPEISSSERSISRLPGQKFFADQPGGAEFITNKLTDATLEGIAVPNTVVSATGLITDRIATPQNVIQELDFNLISPQPHNLSGTQTVAASTAQVENKANDGGANNIESGELKKLDSFGRWMDKEIGVDCDDSLMASDSGNYWSTLSAENEDKEVSSLSHHMQLDIDSLGPSLSQDQLFSIRDFSPDWAYSGVDTKVLIIGTFLGSKKFSSETIWGCMFGEIEVSAEVLNDFVIRCQVPQHAPGRVPFYVTCRNRLSCSEVREFEYRENPFGTASLPAESAQQEEILFQMRLSKLLYLDPGMKSLNCSIEDCERCKIRSTLFSLRNDSKRDLGKVQDNCMVAVGDGIGFRDKLIQSLLMDRLCEWLACKFHEGGKGSDVLDGEGQGVIHLAASLGYEWAMNLIVAASGNPNFRDARGRTALHWASYFGREETVIALIRLDADPTAVDDPNPAFPGGQSAADLASCRGHKGISGYLAEAFLSRHLSSLKIDQNEMDHDTAAMAAEKETDIAAQVASLSSKGENELLSLKGSLAAVRKSARAVALIHAAYRTSSFRQRQLAKSSDDISEISLDLAALGSLNMVQRRGHFEDYLHSAAVKIQQKYRGWKGRKDFLKIRNRIVKIQAHVRGHQVRKQYKKVVWSVGIVEKAILRWRRKRTGLRGFRLEKKIGDVKAESEKADEYDFLRISRKQKFAGVEKALARVTSMVHNPEAREQYMRMVTKFENIKVRKQKEKR
- the LOC118043257 gene encoding calmodulin-binding transcription activator 3 isoform X5 translates to MLMAETRRYIPDHTINIEQILEEAKHRWLRPTEILEILRNYQKFKLTAEPPARPAAGSMFLFDRKALRYFRKDGHRWRKKKDGKTVREAHEKLKAGSVDVLHCYYAHGEDNENFQRRCYWMLDGQLEHIVFVHYREVREVYFVDLHSLYLSQDSMGNKSGVSRLLEDSGTQVENLQPSPVTSFAQAASPASTVQTSYASSPNRIDRNGKALSSEFEDVDSRNGPGTSSLAQSIHGSMSHISSLLSPRVEGFHMLPKNPPGSWLAGAKFDLGTQSSLLPEISSSERSISRLPGQKFFADQPGGAEFITNKLTDATLEGIAVPNTVELDFNLISPQPHNLSGTQTVAASTAQVENKANDGGANNIESGELKKLDSFGRWMDKEIGVDCDDSLMASDSGNYWSTLSAENEDKEVSSLSHHMQLDIDSLGPSLSQDQLFSIRDFSPDWAYSGVDTKVLIIGTFLGSKKFSSETIWGCMFGEIEVSAEVLNDFVIRCQVPQHAPGRVPFYVTCRNRLSCSEVREFEYRENPFGTASLPAESAQQEEILFQMRLSKLLYLDPGMKSLNCSIEDCERCKIRSTLFSLRNDSKRDLGKVQDNCMVAVGDGIGFRDKLIQSLLMDRLCEWLACKFHEGGKGSDVLDGEGQGVIHLAASLGYEWAMNLIVAASGNPNFRDARGRTALHWASYFGREETVIALIRLDADPTAVDDPNPAFPGGQSAADLASCRGHKGISGYLAEAFLSRHLSSLKIDQNEMDHDTAAMAAEKETDIAAQVASLSSKGENELLSLKGSLAAVRKSARAVALIHAAYRTSSFRQRQLAKSSDDISEISLDLAALGSLNMVQRRGHFEDYLHSAAVKIQQKYRGWKGRKDFLKIRNRIVKIQAHVRGHQVRKQYKKVVWSVGIVEKAILRWRRKRTGLRGFRLEKKIGDVKAESEKADEYDFLRISRKQKFAGVEKALARVTSMVHNPEAREQYMRMVTKFENIKMGDEGCSVSQQDESPR
- the LOC118043257 gene encoding calmodulin-binding transcription activator 3 isoform X2, whose amino-acid sequence is MLMAETRRYIPDHTINIEQILEEAKHRWLRPTEILEILRNYQKFKLTAEPPARPAAGSMFLFDRKALRYFRKDGHRWRKKKDGKTVREAHEKLKAGSVDVLHCYYAHGEDNENFQRRCYWMLDGQLEHIVFVHYREVREVYFVDLHSLYLSQDSMGNKSGVSRLLEDSGTQVENLQPSPVTSFAQAASPASTVQTSYASSPNRIDRNGKALSSEFEDVDSRNGPGTSSLAQSIHGSMSHISSLLSPRVEGFHMLPKNPPGSWLAGAKFDLGTQSSLLPEISSSERSISRLPGQKFFADQPGGAEFITNKLTDATLEGIAVPNTVVSATGLITDRIATPQNELDFNLISPQPHNLSGTQTVAASTAQVENKANDGGANNIESGELKKLDSFGRWMDKEIGVDCDDSLMASDSGNYWSTLSAENEDKEVSSLSHHMQLDIDSLGPSLSQDQLFSIRDFSPDWAYSGVDTKVLIIGTFLGSKKFSSETIWGCMFGEIEVSAEVLNDFVIRCQVPQHAPGRVPFYVTCRNRLSCSEVREFEYRENPFGTASLPAESAQQEEILFQMRLSKLLYLDPGMKSLNCSIEDCERCKIRSTLFSLRNDSKRDLGKVQDNCMVAVGDGIGFRDKLIQSLLMDRLCEWLACKFHEGGKGSDVLDGEGQGVIHLAASLGYEWAMNLIVAASGNPNFRDARGRTALHWASYFGREETVIALIRLDADPTAVDDPNPAFPGGQSAADLASCRGHKGISGYLAEAFLSRHLSSLKIDQNEMDHDTAAMAAEKETDIAAQVASLSSKGENELLSLKGSLAAVRKSARAVALIHAAYRTSSFRQRQLAKSSDDISEISLDLAALGSLNMVQRRGHFEDYLHSAAVKIQQKYRGWKGRKDFLKIRNRIVKIQAHVRGHQVRKQYKKVVWSVGIVEKAILRWRRKRTGLRGFRLEKKIGDVKAESEKADEYDFLRISRKQKFAGVEKALARVTSMVHNPEAREQYMRMVTKFENIKMGDEGCSVSQQDESPR
- the LOC118043257 gene encoding calmodulin-binding transcription activator 3 isoform X1, whose protein sequence is MLMAETRRYIPDHTINIEQILEEAKHRWLRPTEILEILRNYQKFKLTAEPPARPAAGSMFLFDRKALRYFRKDGHRWRKKKDGKTVREAHEKLKAGSVDVLHCYYAHGEDNENFQRRCYWMLDGQLEHIVFVHYREVREVYFVDLHSLYLSQDSMGNKSGVSRLLEDSGTQVENLQPSPVTSFAQAASPASTVQTSYASSPNRIDRNGKALSSEFEDVDSRNGPGTSSLAQSIHGSMSHISSLLSPRVEGFHMLPKNPPGSWLAGAKFDLGTQSSLLPEISSSERSISRLPGQKFFADQPGGAEFITNKLTDATLEGIAVPNTVVSATGLITDRIATPQNVIQELDFNLISPQPHNLSGTQTVAASTAQVENKANDGGANNIESGELKKLDSFGRWMDKEIGVDCDDSLMASDSGNYWSTLSAENEDKEVSSLSHHMQLDIDSLGPSLSQDQLFSIRDFSPDWAYSGVDTKVLIIGTFLGSKKFSSETIWGCMFGEIEVSAEVLNDFVIRCQVPQHAPGRVPFYVTCRNRLSCSEVREFEYRENPFGTASLPAESAQQEEILFQMRLSKLLYLDPGMKSLNCSIEDCERCKIRSTLFSLRNDSKRDLGKVQDNCMVAVGDGIGFRDKLIQSLLMDRLCEWLACKFHEGGKGSDVLDGEGQGVIHLAASLGYEWAMNLIVAASGNPNFRDARGRTALHWASYFGREETVIALIRLDADPTAVDDPNPAFPGGQSAADLASCRGHKGISGYLAEAFLSRHLSSLKIDQNEMDHDTAAMAAEKETDIAAQVASLSSKGENELLSLKGSLAAVRKSARAVALIHAAYRTSSFRQRQLAKSSDDISEISLDLAALGSLNMVQRRGHFEDYLHSAAVKIQQKYRGWKGRKDFLKIRNRIVKIQAHVRGHQVRKQYKKVVWSVGIVEKAILRWRRKRTGLRGFRLEKKIGDVKAESEKADEYDFLRISRKQKFAGVEKALARVTSMVHNPEAREQYMRMVTKFENIKMGDEGCSVSQQDESPR
- the LOC118043257 gene encoding calmodulin-binding transcription activator 3 isoform X4, yielding MLMAETRRYIPDHTINIEQILEEAKHRWLRPTEILEILRNYQKFKLTAEPPARPAAGSMFLFDRKALRYFRKDGHRWRKKKDGKTVREAHEKLKAGSVDVLHCYYAHGEDNENFQRRCYWMLDGQLEHIVFVHYREVREGNKSGVSRLLEDSGTQVENLQPSPVTSFAQAASPASTVQTSYASSPNRIDRNGKALSSEFEDVDSRNGPGTSSLAQSIHGSMSHISSLLSPRVEGFHMLPKNPPGSWLAGAKFDLGTQSSLLPEISSSERSISRLPGQKFFADQPGGAEFITNKLTDATLEGIAVPNTVVSATGLITDRIATPQNVIQELDFNLISPQPHNLSGTQTVAASTAQVENKANDGGANNIESGELKKLDSFGRWMDKEIGVDCDDSLMASDSGNYWSTLSAENEDKEVSSLSHHMQLDIDSLGPSLSQDQLFSIRDFSPDWAYSGVDTKVLIIGTFLGSKKFSSETIWGCMFGEIEVSAEVLNDFVIRCQVPQHAPGRVPFYVTCRNRLSCSEVREFEYRENPFGTASLPAESAQQEEILFQMRLSKLLYLDPGMKSLNCSIEDCERCKIRSTLFSLRNDSKRDLGKVQDNCMVAVGDGIGFRDKLIQSLLMDRLCEWLACKFHEGGKGSDVLDGEGQGVIHLAASLGYEWAMNLIVAASGNPNFRDARGRTALHWASYFGREETVIALIRLDADPTAVDDPNPAFPGGQSAADLASCRGHKGISGYLAEAFLSRHLSSLKIDQNEMDHDTAAMAAEKETDIAAQVASLSSKGENELLSLKGSLAAVRKSARAVALIHAAYRTSSFRQRQLAKSSDDISEISLDLAALGSLNMVQRRGHFEDYLHSAAVKIQQKYRGWKGRKDFLKIRNRIVKIQAHVRGHQVRKQYKKVVWSVGIVEKAILRWRRKRTGLRGFRLEKKIGDVKAESEKADEYDFLRISRKQKFAGVEKALARVTSMVHNPEAREQYMRMVTKFENIKMGDEGCSVSQQDESPR